In Silene latifolia isolate original U9 population chromosome 6, ASM4854445v1, whole genome shotgun sequence, the genomic window ttcatatgcattggagacgGGGAATAAGGAGATTTGGTTTATATTTCACTTCGTAAACGACatgtgatattatttataatgttGATTAATTTTGTTATGTTATGCATATCCTATCATGTGGTGATATGGAACAGagatattcagggtctgtgatattcGGGAAATTTGTGATATTCGTGGTCTGTGATATTCGTGGTGTGATATTCGAAAGTCTGtgatattcagggtctgtgacatggtgtggaagttattgatatggtgtggaagttattgatatggtgtggaagttactgttacggtgtggagattattcagggtctgtgatattcagggtctgtgacatggtgtggaagttattgatatggtgtggaagttattgatatggtgtggaagttacTGTTATGGTGTGGGAGTtattattcagggtctgtgatacggAGAGGTGGAGTATGTGACGAATTGAAAATGGAGTTATGTATTTTGTTGTCGTACTTattttgttttccctactcaacctcgtggttgaccctgtgtattcgtgaacacctgtgatgatccgttTTATGGGAGCGAGACTTGACggagtttaagagataggacgggagcttgatgggcgtgagacattggatcagacgacttagtggctagatcatcatatagaagactttcacttttatttatgacAGTTCTTGTAATCGAGTTGAAAAGAGGTTTGTAATACTTAAGCTAAAATAttacataaattgccttggagtttaatttgttattcactacctcgggaaaccgagatggtaacagtccgttttattagagaatgtcttgacgaggacttcttttataaaccggggtgttacagatgAAGTATGTATCCAAAATATCTAAAATATAGCAATAATAAAGTTGTATATATCGAGAGTATATATATTAATACAACAATAAGTCAATAACTCCACGAAAATGCCAAAGCATAACAATAAGCCGTTACGGTGTAAAATCATAAGTAAATTGTACTATAATTTCTCGAAAACTTCTTTATAAACTACGTTATTTGTTCTAGTGGACACGCGCTTATCATTATCGCAAATCAGAATCCTCAGTCCTTTTTTGCTTGTGACTCTTGAAATAGCCACAAACTTGTAAAGGTGAATTGGTCTGAATAGTAATATACCCGTGCGTATTGTTAAACCTGCTTTTCATTTAGTGCACGTTTGTAGAACCCGTGTAAGTTTAAAATAGGACAAAATTAAAATCATCACTCGTGCACATTTTAAAACGCTcgtaatattattaaaatataagACACACTATCAATAACGTTATTTCTAACTAACAAACAAAAACTGGTCTTTAAAAGAAACCAACTTTAAACCACCACGTACGCCTACGGCCATATAAAATAATCTGATATAACTACTCTAATAATCCCATATAATTGCACAACCTAAGGCCATATAAAATAATCTGATATAATTACTCTAATAATCCCATATAATTGCACAACCTAAGGCCATATAAATTAATTCTAACATGAAGGATATATTTTTTTCCACCTTGTGTAGCGACACAACAAAAAAACTTCTACAAGTAATTGTCAAAGTTAACGCATTTTTAATGAGACCATATTCCTTTTCAACGAAATACATGTGTTGATAATAATTCTTTTATAGCTCATAAATCATACTTCTCTCAAACTTGACTCAAAATACTATTACTGTTTAATAATCTGCTTCGTTAATCAAGTAGTTCGTATGAAGATAGGGTTTCTAGCctctttaattgttgattttagcATCTCTAACAAAAAAATCATCAGTTTAACTGCAAAACTATTAACGATGTAGTACATAGATAGTGTGCTTTGGCAGTTAAACTGGTGATTTTTTATACATCATTAATGGTTGATTTTAGCGTATATCTTGTGCACTACATAGAAATCAacgtaatatatttatatagatATTAGGTAAATTTATCATCGTAGTACATACTAATTTTAGGGCTGAgcatcggtccaagaccggaccggaccaaaccggaccagaccgaagaccgaaaataaaatttttgtggaccaaagaccggacctaaaactttcggtcttggaccggaccaaacccgaaatattcggtccggtccggtcttagaCCGAAATGGACCTAGAACTAATTCTGTCACTATTTCgtgtatgataattacatttaagtttcactaaattaaatgtcgatgaataattagacgattgtttttgaaaaaaaatactcaatattaatttataatgtCTTGTGAGGATAAAATGGTAATTTAGTTTTATAATATTCCATTGATAgtctttagaaacataaaattcggtccatttggtccggaccTAAAATATCCGGGTTTGGTCCGGACCGGACGGAAGACCGAGAACTCAAAAAatgaggaccgaggaccggacctaaaaaattcggtccgagtttggtccagaccaaatggtccggtccggtccatttttccggtccggacctaaaCTTGCTCACCCCTAACTAATTTACGTAAAATAATTGTCGATGTAGTATATATTAATAAAGTTGTACAATACAATTATTAAAATAATTGTCAACGTAGTACGTGTTTATTAGAGGAGAATGAGTATGTGAAATTAGAGAGAATAGATCAGagagaaataaaagagagaaaatgggaggagaaatgagaggggtataattgtcaataatgtactgcgatgagtaaaatgtgtactgcgaaaatcagcacccTAATTTTATCATGTCATACCTGCGATTATAACTTTGAATTATAAATTCATTAGCAATAAAGAGATTCATTATCATTATAGGCATAATAAAGATATCGTGATTTTTTAACTACACATTTCGCATCCAAATTATATTCCTCCATACTTATCATTTATCAAatgaaaatatgaaaaataaataaaatattatcaCATTGTTATAAGTTACGATATATTTGGGAAATTTCTTTGGGCCAACCTTATTTAGTCTATCACATACGCATTTATCACTATATTAAATAACATATTATCAACTATCATACCGTCAAACTATTGAACCCGTGCAAAATTACGCGGTACTACGTTATAATCAAACTTGTGTAAAGGAGTTTTATTAAAATTTCGGATTTACAATGAGCCTATGAAGATATTATCTTGTCTAGACCTATTAAAAATTGCCATGACCCGTTTATCTTAGGCCAAGGCAAATAAATCATAACTTGCGACCTGATTAATCCCTTAATTTAGAGTCAAATTTTAAATCTGACGCAATTAATCTGATAGGCAAAGATAAGTTTATTTTATAGAAAGAAAATTAATTAATGATTCAATTAATAAGGTGTTGAATTAAGTTCTATAAGCCATATATTTTCAAAAACGTATATGTATATCTAAAATGCGAAATAGAGTACATATACTAATAATTTCGTGATTGATATTGTGGAGTATTTTTGACCTCAGTCTATGTCTTGTAAATTTTGAGCCCGTCACTCTCGAGtaatttacctaatatacatGGTTTGCGAGCTATCATATATACCCGTGTGTTTACCCTAGCGCCACAGGGTCCCCTAGTCATCAAAAAAATTGCAAAATAATATTTAGATAGAGAGAGTAtacttttaaaattttaatttatcCAATAAAATTTTAGttataataaaaatattaataaaatatacagGATGGATTTTTGAACTTCTTAGGCGACAGATATGTACGGTGATGATATTAAAAATAGACTGCTTAAAAACATGTCCAATAATAAACATGGGTCATTAACCCATTAGTTTAAATACATGACCAACCATCAAAATTAATTAAAATCCCTACTTTGCTCACGTTTCCTCATTCATTAAGCAGTCAATCTTCTTCTTCAACCCTCAGGATTTAACCCTGACCGACAACGGAATAAATTATCTTCTCATTTCACTCCGTCTCACCTACGCAGTAGACTATTTCCATTTCAAGATCATCGGAACACCAGCTAAACACTATATTTCTCAATCCCCCTTTCTTTTGATCCTTCATAATTTTTTTCCATATTTTTTCGATTTCGATAAATTTTTTATTTATAATCTTTTATGGCTATATTATTCGGGTtcggtaaatttttttttttttttttatcgaaaTATGTCTGGGTGTTACTATTTaacaaaatttaacaattgaTTATTTCGGTAAATATTAGGATATCAACAATCAGATATATCCGTAGTTCCTCGGATCAGACAtcgaaaattttaaaatttaaatcggATATCTGATTCACGTAATTTCAATTCAACAATTTTTTCACTTCTCTTTAATTATTTTCTAGTATTTTTAAATTACATTTTTCGTTATATGTTTCCtggtatttttattttaaaaaaattattgcCTATTATAAGCAagttattttttttgtaatttgtGTTCTATTATaagcaaattattattattttttcggTGATTTATGCTCTATTAAGTTGATAAATTGAATTTTTTCACTTGTTGATTTTGTtaattttaaatatatatatttacccattaatattttattatttaaataaaacTATAAACTCTACTACTCCGTACTATTAGAGGTAATTTATTGTCAAATATCAATGGTATACATAAAGGAGTTTATTCAACAAAAGATGTTGGATAATTAATTCACCTACAGAACATGGGGCCTAAAAATCAAGAAACTAAAAACCGCCTTTGACATATTGACTTTTAACCAAAGAGCGACACGTAGGCtctgtggttgttcttttaatgAATAGGATGCATGAAATCATAATTCATTTCACCCAAAATAAAATAAACGGGTAATAGTTACCCATACACTCTCAACAATGCATTACCACCCTATCAGACAATAATCCATGTCACTTCTTTTGATCTTTCCACCTTCCATTAACACCAATAATGCCAAAATTATTGATCTCCTTTGCTCTTTCCTTTATTAAAATCTCACAGTGTTACAATCCCTTATATACTAAAGATTAACACATCTAGTATTTTTCCGCTTAATTATTCCCGCTCACTAATATTTTGCGCTCAATTGCATTTTATAGTATATTCTTTCTATTAATATCCAAGATTTGAGAGACTCATTatgttaaaaaaaattatatggCACCATTCTACCACTTAATATTGTGGTCAAATTTTCCTTATTCTGGCTAATATTCTCACTAATTAATGAAAGTGGACCAACTCTCAAATGATTTACAAATATTCTTACTAATTAATGAAAATTGGCGCACTCTCAAATAATATACAGCTCAATTTGCATATTACAGTATATTTTACTGCTCAAATAATAAAATGATTTACaaaatattatttatgtactattaatgtcataaattagttccATGGAATGATTTAACATTGTAGTGTTATTAATAgtttaagacaaaaataacttaacttaaactGTTCTTTAATGATAGTAAACTTTCTTTTTTACCTCTTACTAatattatatactccgtatttagtacattataacattaaattaaaagttcggttaatttatgcaaataattttaTTGAGAGCGCCTCTTTATAAACCAAATCTTAAAATTAACGTGCTGTAGCGTAGCACGAGATCTATGCTAGTAGATGAATTAAAATCATTAGTTTATAAATATAGAATCAAGTATAATCCCTTGATGTTTAATTCACCACCCCTCTATCACGCTTACTTAATAATCTCAATATAGCTCACATATTAACAAGACACTTATTTAGTAATCCGTGTATCACACCGATATTATACCTAGTAGAATAGAAAAAGGGACAAATGGGGTGGAGGGAGGATCATCAAAAGTAttatttaaaattaattaagataaGTGAAGATCATGTTAAAAGTGGATTGAAACAACTATCACAGTTAGGATATATATATCGGAGTGAGATATCCGATCACAATATTTGAAAAAGTGGCGGGACACATAAATTCAAGTGTGGGTGAGAAATCGGTGTCCGCCAGACACTAAAATTACATTCTAAGATATTTGTATCATGTTGAATTGAAGATTCCTGAAGTGTTAAAAGTGGATTAAAACAACTATCAAGTATAGGATATATATATCCGAGTGATGTAAAGATATCGGTGTCCGACACAATATTTGTTAAGTGCCGGGACACATAAATTCAAGTGTGGGTGAGAAATCGGTGTCCGCCATGATATCAAATATAGATAGACACTAAAGTAGGTAAAAGTGTAAGGTGCTTGGTACTTTGGTAGTTTTCCCGCGTGACTCGAAATAAAGACACTCACTCCTCCATCTTCCCATTCCGTTTTCCCTTTCTGTGAAATTGAACTGAAATCGGGAAATCCGatttaatattataattatatCCTGCAACTGCAAAAATAATAGGGATGGTGGAGTCCTCTTCGTCGTCAATTCAGCAGCAGGTATTCAAGGGTGCAAATGTGTTTATGTCTAGAAATCTAGTTCCACCTGAAGTCTTCGACGCACTCCACGATGCTCTCAAACTCAACGGCGCTCATGTTTTCCTCTGCTCCGATCCTTCTCGCAATTCTCCTCACGATTTTCACGTCATTTCATCCGACCTCCATGTATgtctaattaaataattaatccTTGATTTCCTTCCATTTTCTAATTTATTACTCTTTTCAACCCTAATTTATTAATTATTCTTTTCTATTCTATTCTATAGGACAAATTCGACGACTTACGAGCTAAAGGATGCAATTTACTCGGTATTCCTCACTCTTCTTTCTTGAATTCTTATTAATATATTACCGGTGTAAGTAAATAAGTAAGTAAGTAATTAAGGACAAATTCGATGATTGCCTGATTAAATTGTATGATAATCCCCTTGATAAGTGATATTATTGCCTGATTAAATTGTATGATAATCCCCTTGATAACTGAGATGATTGTATGACTATTGCCGATTACCTGTCTAGTACTCTATTTTTGTTAAAACAAGGTATTGGATTGATTGGGAGGGAGGGAGTGATTAAGTTGTTAAATTATATGTCCGCAGGTCCACAATGTATTCTTTCCTGTGCCAAGGAGAGGCGACCACTGCCTAAGCTAGGATATGTTTGTTGTCTTGCCATGGATGGTGTCAAAGTGCTTGCATCTGGCTTTGTTGCTGCCGAAAAGGTATTTCTTCACTTATTTCTGAATACATACATGATTGCTTTTCTAGACAACTATTATTACCTCTGCTATGTGAATATCTACTTGTGACATTTCTAGGTGGTTTATCTTTTTACATGTTGCAGGAAAGAATAGGAAAGCTAGTCACAGCTATGAGTGGAAGTTTTGAATCTAAGTCATCCTCAGATGTTAGCTTTGTTATTGTCAAGACTGTTCTCGCTGGAAAGTACAAGGttatttcttctcttctttaCTGGCTTTTTGTGAATTTCTAATTTGTATTTCTACATGATTTTTTACGTTGTTCATGTCAGCACTATATAATTATTCTAATGTGCCACATCAATTTAATATGACTACCAACTGCTGATATACTATTATTTTGTCGTCTCCTCGGTGATTTTTTTTAACTGCAGTGGGCTGCCAGTAAGAATAAGCATATTGTCACCATTAATTGGTTAAATCAGTGTTGGATTGAGCATCGTGTTGTTCCATTGGAGTCATATCGAGTTCCTCCGTTTTTGGGGCTGACTATTTCTGTTACTCGAGTCGCTGCAGGTTGGCTCACTATTTATGTACAACTATTCTTTGTGGATTTCGGCTTTTTTTGTAACTCTATCGTTAGTATTTTTTTTAATGTCACTTAATTTTTTCTTCCACTATCAAACGCCTAGATGAGAGGAAGGAAATGGAGAAACTTATCATACAAAATGGTGGGAAGTACTCAGCTGAACTTACCAAGCTCTGCACACATCTCATTTGTGAAATATCCTTAATATTCTAgagtatattttcattttatttcttcTAATATTAATCTATGTGTCATCATTGTATTGAAGTTGTACTTTGAAATCTGATAGTTTGATATGCCATCTGCAATATATGCTTTTCAATACCTTTGTGAAATCTGACATATTGCGAATTCCCTTTTTCTGATATGTTTCTAACAACGAATGCTTAAGCCTTTTAAATTACTGCTTTGTCTATCTTCATTACTAGAACTCCAGTTTTGTTGTTTATTGCCACTTTGACAACTTCTGTACGTTTTTTAGAAGTCATTGATCATGATCCTATGCTGAGAAGCTTGCCGATACTGAATGTCCCATAGTTATTCGTATTTTCGTATTTGCTCTTTCATGGACACACATTACTCTTTTATggactttttttcattatttttccataCCTTACCCTttccaaaaaagaaaaaacactCTCTAATGCTCTTcctcacaaaattaatcaaatccgtTAAATTAATTAACTATGGACGCTAGTTCTCATCTCAGATCAAGTATTATTTCTAATTCATTTACTTTACTAACTATGTTATATCAAATTATCAATTTAGAGAGATTAAATTAATTTAGACTAATGAATTAGGGTTTGAAGAAATAATTGTCAATGAAAATTAAACTTGGGAGAATGTTCTTCTGTTAAATCTAATTTTCTAAGAACATAGAAATGAACATACGACATTTTTGGAGTTCTTGCGCCATGTCGTCTCCACTCCCCTTGAGCTGTATCACTATGACCTTAAAGTTGCATATGAACAGCCGACATGTATGTAATTTGACATCAAGTACAGTGATTTGACCGCATAGTTCAGAGAAGTCGGCACTTGTTGAGCAATAATTGGGGTTCCGGTATGGCTGGTCCGGTGAGAGGGGTGGTCCGGGGCAAGAATCTGATAGTATATTAGTCGATCCGGGGGGAGGTGGCGGTGGGGGAGTCTGGTGGTTTGACGGAGTTAGATTATAATTTGAGAGAATTATACAAAATGGGAGTGTGAAAATGACAAGGGTATAATGGTCATTTatgtccatgattgagtaaatcatgtccatgaatgagcaacaCCCTAGTTATTTTGTCTGGGAAAAATCGATATTTGATGGTACAAAGACTAAATGTATGGATAGCTTCCATACATGATACATCCATGAGAGGGTTCTGTGAATCTCAACTGTATCTTTTCAATATTACAATCTTGTGACAAAATCTTCTATTTGTTGTGGTGATTATGTAGAAAATCTTACCCTTAACCGTGTACAAGTTTCTGAAGGTGACAAATTTAAAGTTGCTCGTAAGTGGGGGACCATATCTATTGTCACCCGTAAATGGTTTGATCAGTCACTTGCTAAAAGAGGTATATTAAATCTTTTGTATATGCTTTATCTTTGTGATCCAGTGCATTCCAATTTCCAACTCTGGTTCTCACGTTGTCCCGTTTGTCATGATTACCACTTTGCCAGTATGTCTGAATGAAGAAGCTTATCAAGTTCAAAGTGATTCAGTATCTTCAGCTTCTGCACATAGGAATAAATTAATGGCCAAACCTGGCCAAGACAGATATTTAAGAAATTCACAACCTACCTCGTCATCAGCAGTCACAGATTCATCTTTCCATGCTGTTCCATCCATGGGGAATATGGAGTCGGATCTAGATGTTGCTCTTTCTCAGAACATCTCAAATATTTCTTCTCTTGGTGCATCGGCCTTTCTCAAGGAGGATGAGGCAGGCCCCCCTGATGTGCCTCAGAAAGACGAGGGACTTGAAGTCTGTGTTGCAGAGGACTCAGAACCTGATGACTTGTACCTCTCAGATTGCAAAATTTGTCTCATTGGTTTTAATACGTCTGATACGAGAAAACTATTAGGCATGGTACGTAGAGGTGGGGGTTCGCGGTACATGTTTTGTAATGAGAGATTGACACATATAATTGTCGGAGCACCGTCTGATGTGTAAGTTCACGTTCCTCACTTTTTCATAGTTAAGTTCTTTCGTTGTTCATGAGATCTCTTTCATTTCAGCTCAGCTTGCAACTTGTCAACTCATAGATTTTTTTTTGGGTCATTAAATAGATCACACCATGCACATTTGTACGACTCCGAGTCCAACATTAGACATTTTAATGGGTTTTATACTGTATTAAACATACGTTTTACCTTAACGAATTAACTTATCATAGTTCAGCATTATTCTGCTCAGCAAAGTTAATTTGGAAAAGAGTAGGCCTTATGCCTATCAACCAtgcttcgacttggaaattttgAAGGCCCTTTGTTAGGAATTTGAGATTTCATTAGTCTCCTTGTCTCTTTCCCTTGTGATACTTAGTAGCCACGTCGGGAAAACATTTGTCCGAGCGTAAGCTTAATAGTAGTCTACATCCTATGTTTAGTGTGATTTATTAATGTATTGCTGAAAAGAGCTATGGTAGACTCATAACCATTAAACTTCCTTGTATCTTTTCTCTCCAGTTATGATTTTATTGCCAGGATATTTCCAATATGTCGGATTTCTGTTTTATCCTGCTTGATTTGGGGGTTCTTTAGAGGTAATGGTAATGACGATGAGCCATGAATTCTGATGCGGAGAGTGCTATTTTCACCCTACATTGACAGTGAAAAGCGAGAATTGAGAGGCTTGGCTGCTCTTGGAGTAATTCGCATTGTGAAACGCATATGGCTTGAAGATTGTGACCGTGCAAAGAAAGAGGTCCCTGTTGCACAGAAGCACATTGCTTATGATATACTTCTTCCCAAAGGTGTCTTAAATTTCCAGCAGTTACTGGTTTCTTTTTGCTTTTGTAAATTACTTATTGGGTTCCTTTTTTTTCGCCTTTGCTGTTACTCATCAGGTATTTGGTTTGTTTAGTAAATGAGTaattttttctttattttgtttgagaCATACAGATGCACTGCGTTCGTCATATACTGCTTCAGACCCTGGCTTAAGAAGCACTATGCAAGTAGAATCCTTGAGCAAGATTTCCAATCCACTAACTGGTTTAACTTCTGGAGTTAGAGATGCTGGACCAAGGATgccagagaaagaagttagagaaGATTTAGTGGATAACAGCAAAAATGGCAGTCTCTCTGTAGAACAAACAAAGAGCTCTTCACAAAGTGCCAGACTTTCTGTTGCAAATGGCAAACATGCAAGTCTACAGAAGATCCAGCTTTCTGATAACTCACAACATGGAAAGTTGTCGAAAGTATTTGCAAGGAAATGTTTTCAGTTCTCGCATACTTTCCCTAAAGACAAGGTACTTTACTTTGTTTATAGAATCCTGTTACTATGTGACATTATTTCTTATTGCTAGGTAGCGTATTAGACTTTCATGCTGGTGAAGTTGGATTCATCCAAGTGCAGGCTATATCAGAAACACCTGTCGTCGGATCAGTCCAAGTGCAGACTAGATCAGAAACACCTGTCGTTTGATCCGTCAAGTGCAGGCTATATCATAGGAACCTACAATGTTATATGATTCTACTTCCTGATCATGAAAAATATATTTTCACTTTCCCAAAATATCTTATGCAAAATATTACTGGTTAGGAGGCTATTTTTTGTACGTAATAGATTCTCTGGATGGATACTGTGGATGAGCAGAAGCTAACTAAAGTGCTTCTAGAAAGTTATTCCAGATTAAGTGTGTGGTGTTTGGCATGGCATAATATCTAGCAGACGTGCTTTTATGCAAAGTAGCAAGTGGGAGCTTATAAGCTAGTTAACTTTTCTTTGTAATGTGTTTTTATTAACAAaaggttcttttttttttcttttttttttttttttttaatatataactTATGTTGTATATACTATATACATAATCCTTTCTCAAGGAGCAGTAAGCAGTTCATTTAAAAAATTATTCTGAGTGTAGTAATTGTTAAGAACTCTTAGTCATCAATGTAGAGGTCCTTTCGTTGTTTTGCACCTTCAGATATAGTTATTTACTTATGTAGTTGATGGGGATTCTTTCTTCGAAGAGCTTTCTGCCTTTCTCTCACCGAAACATGCTTTTGAGATAACAAAAAATGTGAGACATTCGTTTGCAATGTGTATATGAACGGTAAGGTGGCTAGACAAAGTGGTCTTGAAGCTGTGATCTTTGACATGCAAGGCCACTATCAGAGATCATAGTCAAATGAATTTTAGAGTTATTTTTTCCATTGAGTTTATATCAAAATGGCCTCTCTTTGCGCTGATTTATGCATGGGGATTAAGGCTGCAATTTTCAAAATATGCACACTAGTGTAGTCTTGTTCCAGCATTAACATACTCCAATTCAAAAATAGCAAATGCAATTTGTCGCTAAATGCTTGACTAATTATGTTTTGATGAAGTTGCTGAATTACTCCTATTTCTAACGATAATTTGTTGTGTTTTTCTGTTTCACTTTTGGTTAGAGTGATGAAGTTGTCCAATGGATAAATGAAGGTGGTGGTGAGGTACTAGATGCTCATCGGTCAATGAATGCCGACTTCATTGTTGAATGCCATGGGGTGATTTCTAGTCGAGTTAGCAGCTCCCAGTCTATTTGTGTGTCAAGTCACTGGATTATGTCTTGCTTAAAGGTATAACAATTGTGTCGATCGGTGAGAGTAGATATACTCATTGGATTCAATGTCTCTGCTTTCATTTAAGTTCTAGACTTGGGGTCATTTACTTCCCGATGCTCATGCATCGTGTTAATGAGCTAATAACCGAAACACATGAATTGTTGTTTTGGCTTCTCTGTCAGGGTGAGTTTAGCTTTTTCTAGCTTGTTTGTGTCTTAAATGCTTAGTGCAGAGGGTTTTAAGGGTATCCCTGTTACATTCATCCAACTGAACTGATACTCTTCTAACTTCTAATTTATGGAttttcatcctcatcctcatccttatcctcatcctcatcctcatcatcatgtTTGAAAAGATCATAGTTGTATTACACAACTTTTCAAAGCAATTACATGTGCAAATTTGAAGATGCACTTAACTTTctaaaatagtactccctccatcccactTGTATTGTTCCCTTCCCTTTCAAATTTTATCCCATTTCTAAAtttagtaaggaaaaactttagttaTCCAATATTGCCAGCAGATAACTAACTACCACCATAAAATTGGGACCTCGACTCTGCTTTCATTCAAGGGGTAAAGTTGCTAGTTCACCACTTTTCCTAtctaccaaaaatagaaagggggaCGATAAaaatgggatggagggagtattactaGTGAAAATCTAACATTAACTAATAAGGCTGACCACTAGGCAGTAGGCACTATATCCATCTCAGAGCCTCCCTTTACTGAATAGAGGGCTCACCCTAAGCTCAAATTAATAACAACCTTTGGAGTCTGGATGTC contains:
- the LOC141585822 gene encoding uncharacterized protein LOC141585822 isoform X1 — encoded protein: MVESSSSSIQQQVFKGANVFMSRNLVPPEVFDALHDALKLNGAHVFLCSDPSRNSPHDFHVISSDLHDKFDDLRAKGCNLLGPQCILSCAKERRPLPKLGYVCCLAMDGVKVLASGFVAAEKERIGKLVTAMSGSFESKSSSDVSFVIVKTVLAGKYKWAASKNKHIVTINWLNQCWIEHRVVPLESYRVPPFLGLTISVTRVAADERKEMEKLIIQNGGKYSAELTKLCTHLICEVSEGDKFKVARKWGTISIVTRKWFDQSLAKRVCLNEEAYQVQSDSVSSASAHRNKLMAKPGQDRYLRNSQPTSSSAVTDSSFHAVPSMGNMESDLDVALSQNISNISSLGASAFLKEDEAGPPDVPQKDEGLEVCVAEDSEPDDLYLSDCKICLIGFNTSDTRKLLGMVRRGGGSRYMFCNERLTHIIVGAPSDVEKRELRGLAALGVIRIVKRIWLEDCDRAKKEVPVAQKHIAYDILLPKDALRSSYTASDPGLRSTMQVESLSKISNPLTGLTSGVRDAGPRMPEKEVREDLVDNSKNGSLSVEQTKSSSQSARLSVANGKHASLQKIQLSDNSQHGKLSKVFARKCFQFSHTFPKDKSDEVVQWINEGGGEVLDAHRSMNADFIVECHGVISSRVSSSQSICVSSHWIMSCLKEGRLIDVRSHILYSPLPCRIPLPGFETLRFCVSQYSEKDRLLLRNLCFVLGAKFGDKLTKKVTHLLCNFANGPKYEAACKWGVHPVRCEWIYECVKKNEVVTLDNFYPEQVPQDPEPGLCTVTQYPTQAAKLISTNNSSQISGESQDLRKTNSKSSIKRLRPLELSSESNQQKKDSSVRELHKKIKEDGHPDVAAVIEDLLEQTSKIQDLKSPVGTSCEKTIFPSDCRVVSRDHSGSHSAYGPSAHWLPSLGKGKEDHQNASGGPKTGIHDVFSETQTESQMVGYEEDLSGRQMIIDRVRSSMT
- the LOC141585822 gene encoding uncharacterized protein LOC141585822 isoform X2; this encodes MVESSSSSIQQQVFKGANVFMSRNLVPPEVFDALHDALKLNGAHVFLCSDPSRNSPHDFHVISSDLHDKFDDLRAKGCNLLGPQCILSCAKERRPLPKLGYVCCLAMDGVKVLASGFVAAEKERIGKLVTAMSGSFESKSSSDVSFVIVKTVLAGKYKWAASKNKHIVTINWLNQCWIEHRVVPLESYRVPPFLGLTISVTRVAADERKEMEKLIIQNGGKYSAELTKLCTHLICEVSEGDKFKVARKWGTISIVTRKWFDQSLAKRVCLNEEAYQVQSDSVSSASAHRNKLMAKPGQDRYLRNSQPTSSSAVTDSSFHAVPSMGNMESDLDVALSQNISNISSLGASAFLKEDEAGPPDVPQKDEGLEVCVAEDSEPDDLYLSDCKICLIGFNTSDTRKLLGMVRRGGGSRYMFCNERLTHIIVGAPSDVEKRELRGLAALGVIRIVKRIWLEDCDRAKKEVPVAQKHIAYDILLPKDALRSSYTASDPGLRSTMQVESLSKISNPLTGLTSGVRDAGPRMPEKEVREDLVDNSKNGSLSVEQTKSSSQSARLSVANGKHASLQKIQLSDNSQHGKLSKVFARKCFQFSHTFPKDKSDEVVQWINEGGGEVLDAHRSMNADFIVECHGVISSRVSSSQSICVSSHWIMSCLKEGRLIDVRSHILYSPLPCRIPLPGFETLRFCVSQYSEKDRLLLRNLCFVLGAKFGDKLTKKVTHLLCNFANGPKYEAACKWGVHPVRCEWIYECVKKNEVVTLDNFYPEQVPQDPEPGLCTVTQYPTQAAKLISTNNSSQISGESQDLRKTNSKSSIKRLRPLELSSESNQQKKDSSVRELHKKIKEDGHPDVAAVIEDLLEQTSKIQDLKSPVGTSCEKTGSFRFSLCLWTFSTLVTKSREGEGGSSKCFRRSKDRHP